A window of Vicinamibacterales bacterium genomic DNA:
TGCTGGAGGCGTCCACTGGCCCGCTTTGCAGCGTATTCCACATTCAGGGAGAGGAGTTGGCGTTCAACCGACCCGAGAGTTTTATGCCACCAAGTTTCAGTCGGAGTGGAACACTCAATAACAAGACGATAGGTCGCCCGATCTGCATCAGCCAACATGAGGAAAAAACCTGAGATAGGCGACGTCTCGTCTTCGGTGAGACGCACCGCTTCGATAACCTGGCTTTCATATAACTTTTCACCGGTGATATTCGTCACGC
This region includes:
- a CDS encoding GH3 auxin-responsive promoter family protein, encoding VTNITGEKLYESQVIEAVRLTEDETSPISGFFLMLADADRATYRLVIECSTPTETWWHKTLGSVERQLLSLNVEYAAKRASGRLQHLELLPVRPGTGEAYKRHCLSQGQREGQFKLIALQYQADCTFPFADFRLDVLGPESE